A genome region from Clostridiaceae bacterium includes the following:
- a CDS encoding diguanylate cyclase: MNILKMLLSLYLVLAVILAQFFAAYLFSKGRTSYRKAFSVLVLCISVYLFGYLMIINNNNLHEMIFWNQIQYFGLPFISVLWLLVALLYTKTIYSLEILMTLLLFTVPIMTFFIRLTNPWHHLFYKRLEIRWFLEYKSLYMERGLWYYVNISYTILCLLLTVIIYYIGYLKNKAGYTKPHFFVFLFASLLPFIGIMMILFTYDEWTIDYSALIMPVSLLIISYGIYKYDFLEIRTLARETIFENNFAGMLVLGPGKRIVDYNKAAEKFFKAINISLNKYPIEHILNREPKLLEIFESENSRDFSLVIDGEERFFEIDAVPLGDSHDGNTRMLKSIRDVTEERKIQEKLKFLATIDSLSGLYNRAEFMNLAKREFARTKKNNEELSLMIMDLDNFKIINDTFGHATGDEIIREIGRIIKASFRKTDIAGRIGGEEFAVVLKNASIEEAKKIAEKFRETVAGRKVFYGGQEISFTVSIGVAAIRDKTGDINDIEDILKKADDALYKAKAKGRNCVAV; the protein is encoded by the coding sequence TTGAACATATTAAAAATGTTACTTAGTCTTTATCTGGTTCTTGCGGTTATATTAGCTCAGTTTTTCGCCGCCTATTTATTTTCAAAGGGCAGAACCAGCTATCGAAAGGCATTCTCTGTCTTGGTTTTATGTATCAGTGTTTATTTATTTGGTTATTTAATGATTATTAACAATAACAATCTGCATGAAATGATTTTTTGGAATCAGATTCAATATTTTGGATTGCCTTTTATTTCCGTACTATGGCTTTTGGTGGCTCTTCTTTACACAAAAACCATTTATTCCCTGGAAATCCTGATGACACTTTTACTTTTTACTGTGCCTATAATGACTTTCTTTATACGACTCACCAATCCCTGGCACCATCTTTTTTATAAAAGATTGGAAATAAGGTGGTTTCTTGAATATAAATCCTTGTATATGGAAAGAGGTCTCTGGTACTATGTTAACATTTCTTATACCATATTGTGCTTGCTTCTTACTGTTATCATATACTACATAGGATACCTGAAGAATAAGGCCGGCTATACCAAACCTCACTTTTTTGTTTTTTTATTTGCTTCTTTACTACCTTTCATAGGTATAATGATGATTCTTTTCACATACGATGAGTGGACCATTGATTATTCTGCTTTAATAATGCCTGTTTCACTGCTTATAATTAGTTATGGAATTTATAAATACGATTTTTTGGAGATAAGAACTTTGGCTCGAGAAACAATCTTTGAGAACAACTTTGCTGGTATGTTAGTATTGGGCCCGGGGAAAAGGATAGTAGACTACAATAAGGCAGCCGAGAAATTTTTTAAAGCAATAAACATTTCATTGAATAAATATCCCATAGAGCATATTCTTAATCGAGAGCCAAAGCTGTTGGAAATTTTCGAAAGTGAAAACAGCCGTGATTTTTCTTTGGTGATAGATGGGGAAGAACGGTTTTTTGAGATAGACGCGGTGCCTTTAGGGGATTCCCATGATGGTAACACCAGGATGCTTAAATCTATTCGTGATGTTACAGAAGAAAGGAAAATACAGGAGAAACTGAAGTTTTTGGCTACTATAGATTCCTTAAGCGGCCTCTATAATCGGGCGGAATTTATGAACTTGGCCAAAAGGGAGTTTGCCAGGACAAAGAAGAATAATGAGGAACTATCATTGATGATTATGGATTTGGATAATTTTAAGATTATCAATGATACCTTTGGACATGCGACAGGAGACGAAATAATTCGTGAAATTGGAAGAATTATAAAGGCTAGTTTCCGAAAAACCGATATTGCCGGGCGCATAGGAGGAGAAGAATTTGCTGTGGTTTTAAAGAACGCCTCTATAGAAGAGGCGAAAAAAATAGCGGAAAAGTTTCGGGAGACTGTAGCCGGGAGAAAAGTATTTTACGGGGGGCAGGAAATTAGTTTTACGGTGAGTATAGGGGTGGCGGCAATCCGTGACAAAACCGGAGATATTAACGATATTGAAGATATTTTAAAAAAGGCAGATGACGCCCTGTATAAGGCAAAAGCTAAGGGTAGAAATTGCGTTGCGGTTTAA
- a CDS encoding M15 family metallopeptidase has product MLTAIKTTFLDILVKIYDAWSSHAKSKNNNISIIKFCIVILAALILLSSCVSGIKPENTSVTVPEPPSVIESTIEPDSNQYSLPDGFVYVTDVIPIAQLEIRYFSNDNFVGAVIDGYEAPKAILTKEAAQALKKAADTLYEQGYYIKIFDAYRPQRAVNHFIRWAQDLDDIKMKGKYYPDLDKSVLFELGYIAEKSGHSRGSTLDLTLVEISTGEELDMGSGFDFLGEISHHDTHLITPQQEKNRNILRDAMVDAGFEVYPVEWWHYKLKDEPYPDTYFDFPVK; this is encoded by the coding sequence ATGTTAACTGCCATCAAAACAACTTTTCTAGATATTTTAGTTAAGATCTACGATGCCTGGTCAAGCCATGCAAAAAGTAAAAATAATAATATATCAATTATAAAATTTTGTATAGTTATTCTGGCTGCATTGATTCTACTTTCATCATGCGTTTCCGGAATTAAGCCGGAAAATACATCCGTAACGGTACCGGAGCCGCCCTCGGTTATTGAGTCCACTATAGAGCCTGATTCAAATCAATATTCACTTCCAGATGGATTTGTATATGTAACTGATGTAATCCCAATAGCACAGCTCGAAATTCGCTATTTTAGTAATGATAATTTTGTAGGTGCAGTGATTGACGGATATGAAGCACCGAAGGCTATACTTACCAAAGAAGCGGCTCAGGCACTTAAAAAAGCGGCAGATACACTGTATGAACAAGGATATTACATAAAAATTTTTGATGCTTATCGCCCGCAAAGGGCTGTTAACCATTTTATACGCTGGGCACAGGACCTGGATGATATAAAAATGAAGGGAAAATATTATCCTGATTTGGACAAGTCTGTATTGTTCGAGCTGGGTTATATTGCAGAAAAATCCGGACATTCGAGAGGAAGCACGCTTGATCTGACATTGGTTGAGATATCTACAGGTGAAGAACTGGATATGGGCAGCGGTTTTGATTTCTTAGGTGAAATTTCACACCATGACACCCATTTAATTACTCCCCAGCAGGAAAAAAACCGGAATATTTTGCGGGATGCCATGGTAGATGCCGGGTTCGAAGTTTATCCCGTAGAGTGGTGGCATTATAAGTTAAAGGACGAACCTTATCCTGATACTTATTTTGATTTTCCGGTTAAATAA
- a CDS encoding class I SAM-dependent rRNA methyltransferase, which produces MKQERQYPKIMISPKAERSVKNGHPWIYGEEIRKTEDVPQNGGLVDVFAGNAFMGTGFYNSASKITVRLISRNANDVFDARFWRRRVEYAVNYRKTVMPGADFACCRLIHGEADQMPGLTVDRYGNILSVQITCLGMELVKDTIYRALWDVLTGMGETVTGIYERNDIALRTREGLPEYKDWHRSDGIPAPESAVTEICENGVRYLVDVENGQKTGFFLDQKYNRAAVARIARGKRVLDCFTHTGSFGLNAALGGAEHVTCVDISPSAIDMAKANAVRNRLDEKMDFLCEDVFDLLTKLAERKCRDYDYIILDPPAFTKSRKTVQDAARGYKEINLKAMKLLPRGGYLATCSCSHFMTDDLFRKVLANAAKDASVSLRQIEARQQAPDHPILWNVPETDYLKFYIFQVV; this is translated from the coding sequence ATGAAACAGGAACGGCAGTATCCAAAAATCATGATATCTCCTAAGGCAGAGCGGAGTGTTAAGAACGGGCATCCATGGATATACGGGGAAGAGATTCGCAAAACAGAGGATGTGCCTCAAAATGGCGGGCTGGTAGATGTGTTTGCCGGAAACGCCTTTATGGGTACGGGCTTTTACAACAGTGCCAGCAAGATTACCGTCCGACTTATCTCACGCAACGCCAATGATGTATTTGACGCCCGCTTTTGGCGCCGTCGTGTAGAATATGCCGTTAATTACCGCAAAACCGTCATGCCTGGTGCAGACTTCGCCTGTTGCCGCCTGATTCATGGTGAGGCTGACCAAATGCCAGGGCTGACAGTGGACCGCTACGGCAATATTTTATCCGTGCAGATTACCTGCCTTGGTATGGAACTTGTCAAGGATACTATTTACCGTGCCCTTTGGGATGTGCTTACTGGAATGGGTGAAACTGTCACCGGCATTTATGAGCGCAATGATATTGCCCTTCGTACACGTGAAGGGCTACCGGAGTATAAGGACTGGCACCGGTCCGATGGCATACCTGCTCCGGAATCCGCTGTGACGGAGATATGCGAAAACGGTGTGAGATATCTTGTAGATGTGGAAAACGGGCAAAAAACCGGCTTTTTCCTGGACCAGAAGTATAACCGCGCAGCTGTAGCCCGAATTGCCAGGGGGAAACGGGTACTGGATTGCTTTACCCATACCGGCTCCTTCGGCCTTAATGCAGCACTAGGCGGAGCAGAGCATGTGACTTGCGTGGATATCTCACCATCAGCCATTGACATGGCAAAAGCAAATGCCGTACGTAACAGGCTGGACGAAAAAATGGATTTTCTGTGTGAAGATGTGTTTGACCTGCTGACAAAGTTGGCAGAGCGGAAATGTCGGGACTATGACTATATCATCCTTGACCCACCGGCCTTTACCAAATCCCGCAAAACAGTGCAGGACGCTGCCCGCGGATATAAAGAAATTAACCTTAAGGCAATGAAGCTACTGCCCCGGGGCGGATATCTGGCCACTTGCAGTTGCAGCCACTTCATGACAGATGACTTATTCCGCAAAGTACTGGCAAATGCTGCAAAAGATGCCTCCGTATCCCTCAGGCAGATTGAAGCCCGCCAGCAGGCCCCGGACCATCCAATCCTGTGGAATGTTCCGGAGACGGACTATCTTAAGTTTTATATCTTCCAAGTCGTATGA
- a CDS encoding protein-L-isoaspartate(D-aspartate) O-methyltransferase translates to MDQKELETYFRSLDRSFFVENGMKKYAALDEPLPIGFGQTISQPSLVLEMTRLLAPEKDSRVLEIGTGSGFQTAILAKISAKVFTVERIDRLMEKAKKRLGALGFSNIYYKVGDGSIGWQEYAPYDRIMVTAAARVLPDELINQLANGGRMVIPIGPPDLQELKLITKTSNGDIHIKTVEMVRFVELKGQYGWKE, encoded by the coding sequence ATGGATCAGAAGGAACTTGAAACATATTTTCGTTCATTGGACCGTTCATTTTTTGTGGAAAATGGCATGAAAAAATATGCAGCTCTGGATGAACCTTTGCCTATTGGCTTTGGGCAAACAATCTCCCAGCCAAGTCTTGTGTTGGAAATGACACGGCTTCTGGCGCCGGAAAAGGATAGCAGAGTCCTGGAGATTGGAACAGGTTCAGGCTTTCAGACAGCCATTCTTGCAAAAATCTCAGCGAAAGTTTTTACAGTAGAAAGAATTGATAGATTAATGGAAAAGGCTAAAAAGAGACTGGGGGCATTGGGTTTTTCAAATATCTATTATAAAGTTGGGGACGGAAGCATTGGTTGGCAGGAATATGCTCCCTATGACAGGATTATGGTAACTGCGGCAGCACGTGTTTTACCGGATGAATTGATCAATCAATTGGCAAACGGCGGCAGGATGGTTATTCCAATCGGCCCGCCAGATTTGCAGGAACTTAAGCTTATTACAAAGACAAGTAATGGAGATATACACATCAAAACAGTGGAAA